From Lathamus discolor isolate bLatDis1 chromosome 24, bLatDis1.hap1, whole genome shotgun sequence:
TGAcagtagcaaagaaaaaactaGAAATGGAAGGTTAAACAAAACGTAGAAGAAAGATCACAAATGCAAAGTGGCAATAGCTCCATTGCAgggctgcagaaatgctgaaCCCCCATCCTCATTGCTCTGCATTTGGGTCTTCATATCCCTCTTCTGAgacctttctgctgcctttagCAGGGCCCACAGCTGTTGCGGAGGAAGCGGCTGTACCGGCGGGAGGAGAATGGGCTGCAGAACCCACTGCTGAGTGTGGAGAGGGCAGAACTCCCATATCCATACTGGACTCCATATCCAAGAGAGCCCCCATAAAGGCTTCCAGCACCATAGAGGCCTCCCAGCCCCAGGTTGTTCCCAAAGGCGGGTGCTCCGGAGGAGCCCACCACGGcttgctgggggaaggagctgaggatggggccaGGGAAGGTGACGACAACAGGGGGTGGCTGGATCACAGCAGTGGAGTCAGGGCACTGGCGGACACAGGGCTCATTGCAGCTGTTAGCGATGGGCTGGGGGCAGGCAATGTTGCTGCTGGTGGGGCACAAATCGTAGCAAGACATTTCTTTGCAGGGATGAAGGTGATCCTGAAACACAGAACACAGAGCTGAgtcaaaacaaagcacaagatCTACTGGAACAACAGGTCAAGTGCTCAGTTGTTGAAGAACAGGCAAAATGATTATCAGATGCATGAGAAAAACTGATGCCTGTTCACAAACTTCCCAGTCAATCAACTTCACTCTTCCCCATCCAGTAATCCCAGCACTTGTCAGATCTGCCAAGCCT
This genomic window contains:
- the LOC136004079 gene encoding scale keratin-like; the encoded protein is MSCYDLCPTSSNIACPQPIANSCNEPCVRQCPDSTAVIQPPPVVVTFPGPILSSFPQQAVVGSSGAPAFGNNLGLGGLYGAGSLYGGSLGYGVQYGYGSSALSTLSSGFCSPFSSRRYSRFLRNSCGPC